In one Bosea sp. RAC05 genomic region, the following are encoded:
- a CDS encoding DsrE family protein — translation MTSASDETSRRTVMAAAVAGLAGLAAPALAAPRDLKLADLRKEADVACVYHCDFGEPPRFVQMLTNIANHYSAYGADPFALQLAIVAHGQGVKFFLETLEETTWRDEVMVPKIFERVEDVAKNGLKVHLCEITFSRLKLDKAKARNAPFISFVPSGVATVAALQSKGFAYMKIG, via the coding sequence ATGACCAGCGCAAGCGACGAGACGTCACGCCGGACGGTGATGGCTGCGGCCGTCGCGGGGCTGGCCGGCCTGGCGGCCCCCGCGCTGGCGGCGCCGCGCGACCTGAAGCTCGCTGATCTCCGCAAGGAAGCCGACGTCGCCTGCGTCTACCATTGCGACTTCGGGGAACCGCCGCGCTTCGTCCAGATGCTGACCAACATCGCCAACCACTATTCCGCCTACGGCGCAGACCCCTTCGCGCTGCAACTGGCGATCGTGGCGCATGGCCAGGGCGTCAAGTTCTTCCTCGAAACGCTGGAGGAGACGACCTGGCGCGACGAGGTCATGGTTCCCAAGATCTTCGAGCGGGTCGAGGATGTCGCGAAGAACGGGCTCAAGGTTCATCTCTGCGAGATCACCTTCAGCCGCCTCAAGCTCGACAAGGCCAAGGCGCGCAACGCCCCCTTCATCTCCTTCGTGCCGTCGGGCGTGGCGACAGTCGCCGCGCTCCAGTCCAAGGGCTTCGCCTACATGAAGATCGGATAG
- a CDS encoding NAD(P)/FAD-dependent oxidoreductase, giving the protein MKIDRRAFTLSGLSAAATLGLGAPAVLGQAKPRVVVIGGGAGGATAARYLAKDSQGGISVTLVEENETYQTCFHSNLYVGGFKTYDEIVHRYDALAKTHGIAIARARATQIDRDRKEVVLSTGQRLPYDRLVVSPGIDLKYDSVPGWSKDAEETMPHGWKPGRQTQLIKERLAAVPNGGLIVMIAPPNPFRCPPGPYERASMFAHALKKAGKADAKIIILDPKETFSKQGVFQADWEKRYGGMIEWLGPKVHDGIKSVDPKTNTVVTGFETYKDCAFVNVIPAQMAGEIARSAGLAPAGGYCAIDAATMKSTVDANIFVLGDACIAGDMPKSAFSANSQAKVAAMAIRGELTGARTFPARYVNTCWSLVDTDDTIKVGGRYEPKDGKITATETFVSQPGESDALRKENQAENMGWYAAITADMFG; this is encoded by the coding sequence ATGAAGATCGATCGTCGTGCATTCACATTGTCGGGCCTGTCAGCGGCGGCGACGCTGGGTCTGGGCGCGCCGGCCGTCCTCGGCCAGGCCAAGCCGCGCGTCGTCGTCATCGGCGGTGGCGCCGGCGGCGCCACCGCGGCACGCTACCTCGCCAAGGACAGCCAGGGCGGGATCTCCGTGACGCTGGTCGAGGAGAACGAGACCTACCAGACCTGCTTCCATTCCAACCTCTATGTCGGCGGGTTCAAGACGTACGACGAGATCGTCCATCGCTACGACGCGCTGGCGAAGACCCATGGCATCGCGATCGCCCGCGCCCGCGCCACCCAGATCGACCGCGACAGGAAGGAGGTCGTGCTCTCGACCGGTCAGCGCCTGCCTTACGACCGGCTCGTGGTCTCGCCGGGCATCGACCTGAAATACGATTCCGTGCCGGGCTGGTCGAAGGACGCCGAGGAGACCATGCCGCATGGCTGGAAGCCCGGCCGCCAGACGCAGCTGATCAAGGAGCGGCTCGCCGCGGTTCCCAATGGCGGGCTGATCGTCATGATCGCTCCGCCCAACCCGTTCCGCTGCCCGCCCGGCCCCTATGAGCGCGCCTCGATGTTCGCCCATGCGCTGAAAAAGGCCGGCAAGGCCGACGCGAAGATCATCATCCTCGATCCGAAGGAGACCTTCTCCAAGCAGGGCGTCTTCCAGGCCGACTGGGAGAAGCGCTATGGCGGGATGATCGAATGGCTCGGCCCCAAGGTGCATGACGGCATCAAGTCGGTCGATCCGAAGACCAACACCGTCGTGACCGGGTTCGAGACCTACAAGGACTGCGCCTTCGTCAACGTCATCCCCGCCCAGATGGCCGGCGAGATCGCCCGCAGCGCCGGCCTCGCTCCGGCCGGTGGCTATTGCGCCATCGACGCCGCGACGATGAAGTCCACCGTGGATGCTAATATCTTCGTCCTCGGTGATGCCTGCATCGCCGGCGACATGCCCAAATCCGCCTTCTCGGCCAACAGCCAGGCCAAGGTCGCCGCGATGGCGATCCGCGGCGAGTTGACCGGCGCGCGCACCTTCCCGGCACGCTACGTCAACACCTGCTGGTCGCTGGTCGACACCGACGACACCATCAAGGTCGGCGGCCGCTACGAGCCCAAGGACGGCAAGATCACGGCGACCGAGACCTTCGTCTCGCAGCCGGGCGAGAGCGACGCGCTGCGCAAGGAAAACCAGGCCGAGAACATGGGCTGGTATGCCGCCATCACCGCCGACATGTTCGGCTGA
- a CDS encoding c-type cytochrome gives MHVLTRALLVASAFAAASPAAAQDIAAGERSWNKCRACHQVGETAKNGVGPHLNGLFGRHTGEVEGYSYSAANKSANLTWDEAIFAEYIKDPRAKIPGTKMVFAGIKNEKEIADLTAFLKQFGKDGKKL, from the coding sequence ATGCACGTGCTGACCCGCGCCCTCCTCGTCGCCTCGGCCTTCGCGGCCGCCTCGCCCGCAGCGGCGCAGGACATCGCGGCCGGCGAGCGCTCCTGGAACAAGTGCCGCGCCTGCCACCAGGTCGGCGAGACCGCAAAGAACGGCGTCGGCCCCCATCTCAACGGGCTCTTCGGCCGCCACACCGGCGAAGTCGAGGGCTACAGCTACTCGGCAGCCAACAAGTCGGCGAACCTGACCTGGGACGAGGCGATCTTCGCCGAGTACATCAAGGATCCGCGCGCCAAGATCCCGGGCACCAAGATGGTCTTCGCCGGTATCAAGAACGAGAAGGAAATCGCCGATCTGACCGCCTTCCTCAAGCAGTTCGGCAAGGACGGCAAGAAGCTCTGA
- a CDS encoding MBL fold metallo-hydrolase, with protein sequence MLDRRCMLAAGAALLLPTGRFPASAQVVARIGADDAGVTVLSDGGFEMPAAMLARDIDIAQVRDAAKVGGPLTTVLNVTCLKRGQDTIVFDCGSGANFLPGTGKLAASLEAAGIAPDSVTHVLFTHLHPDHLWGALDDFDTPLFPNARWLAGAEEVGYWTNPKVYEGLPEDRHAFAAGAQRVLKELGDRLETRTPGQDWAPGVTAFSTAGHTPGHVSFAFNDAQGPVFVLGDALTHPVISFAHPDWRPASDHDPDRAVATRRALLERAVAEKARIIGYHLPGAIGRVEKQGAAYRFVQPA encoded by the coding sequence ATGCTGGATCGCCGCTGCATGCTCGCCGCCGGAGCGGCCCTGCTCCTGCCGACGGGACGATTCCCCGCATCGGCCCAGGTCGTCGCGAGGATCGGCGCCGACGACGCCGGCGTCACCGTCCTCAGCGATGGCGGCTTCGAGATGCCGGCGGCGATGCTGGCGCGCGACATTGACATCGCGCAGGTTCGGGACGCGGCCAAGGTCGGGGGTCCGCTCACGACCGTGCTCAATGTCACCTGCCTGAAGCGCGGCCAGGACACCATCGTCTTCGACTGCGGCTCGGGCGCGAACTTCCTGCCCGGAACGGGCAAGCTCGCCGCCAGCCTGGAGGCGGCCGGCATCGCGCCCGACAGCGTCACCCATGTGCTCTTCACCCATCTGCACCCGGACCATCTCTGGGGTGCGCTGGACGATTTCGACACACCGCTCTTTCCTAATGCGCGCTGGCTCGCCGGCGCCGAGGAGGTCGGCTACTGGACGAACCCCAAGGTCTATGAGGGTTTGCCGGAGGACCGGCACGCCTTTGCGGCGGGCGCGCAACGGGTGCTGAAGGAACTCGGCGACCGGCTGGAGACGCGCACCCCCGGGCAGGACTGGGCGCCGGGCGTCACCGCCTTTTCCACGGCCGGCCATACGCCGGGCCACGTCTCCTTCGCCTTCAACGATGCGCAGGGGCCGGTTTTCGTGCTCGGCGACGCGCTGACGCATCCGGTGATCTCGTTTGCGCATCCCGACTGGCGGCCGGCCTCCGACCATGACCCCGACAGGGCGGTTGCGACGCGGCGCGCCCTGCTGGAGCGCGCCGTCGCCGAGAAGGCCCGCATCATCGGCTACCATCTGCCGGGCGCGATCGGCCGCGTCGAGAAGCAGGGCGCGGCCTATCGCTTCGTCCAGCCGGCCTGA
- a CDS encoding amidase, producing MNAAAKSSLLHLSLTDAADALKDGSVTAVELTTVALEAFTRVDKAINSAIWLEGAAALEAAEALDKKRKSGATLGPLHGLPLAHKDMYYKAGKLSTCGSAIRKDFRPTYTATVMERLEEAGSVTLGGLNMAEFAQNPTGHNQHYGHCRNPWHTDYCTGGSSSGSGAAVAARLVYGALGSDTGGSIRLPAAICGVTGIKATQTRVSRHGVMPLSFSADNVGPLTQTARDAARFLGVIAGHDPKDPTSSAEPVPDYEAALTGDIRGMRIGVPTNYFFDGIDPEVQAAFDAMVAVLEARGAVILPVTIPHMDAVSTYGGIVSRVEGGTIHAQWMRERPQDYAVHLSGRLYPSQGIPGTYYLEALARRGAILKAVAAAVFGVCDAFITPTLRMKVPTLLATDIDAGTPGAIETFQDVSINTRPINYLGLPSVSVPCGLDSNGLPIGFQIQGRPFAEARVLKIADAYQRDTDWHRRLPPNVS from the coding sequence ATGAACGCCGCCGCGAAAAGCTCGCTCCTGCATCTCTCGCTGACCGACGCCGCCGACGCGCTGAAGGACGGCTCCGTCACCGCCGTCGAACTCACCACCGTCGCGCTGGAAGCCTTCACCCGCGTCGACAAGGCGATCAATTCGGCGATCTGGCTGGAGGGCGCCGCCGCGCTCGAAGCCGCCGAGGCGCTCGACAAGAAGCGGAAATCGGGCGCGACGCTGGGTCCGCTCCACGGCCTGCCGCTGGCCCACAAGGACATGTACTACAAGGCCGGCAAGCTCTCGACCTGCGGCTCCGCCATCCGCAAGGATTTCCGCCCGACCTATACCGCGACCGTGATGGAGCGGCTCGAGGAGGCCGGCTCGGTGACGCTCGGCGGGCTGAACATGGCCGAGTTCGCGCAGAATCCGACCGGCCACAACCAGCATTACGGCCATTGCCGCAATCCCTGGCATACGGATTACTGCACCGGCGGCTCCTCCTCCGGCTCGGGCGCGGCGGTTGCGGCGCGGCTGGTCTATGGCGCGCTCGGCTCCGACACCGGCGGCTCGATCCGTCTTCCCGCCGCGATCTGCGGCGTCACCGGCATCAAGGCGACGCAGACCCGCGTCTCGCGCCATGGCGTCATGCCGCTCTCCTTCTCGGCCGACAATGTCGGGCCGCTGACGCAGACGGCCCGCGATGCCGCCCGCTTCCTCGGCGTGATCGCCGGGCATGATCCGAAAGATCCGACCTCGTCGGCCGAGCCGGTGCCGGACTACGAGGCGGCGCTGACCGGCGACATCCGGGGCATGCGCATCGGCGTCCCCACCAACTACTTCTTCGACGGCATCGACCCCGAGGTGCAGGCCGCCTTCGACGCCATGGTCGCTGTGTTGGAAGCCCGCGGCGCCGTCATCCTTCCGGTGACGATCCCGCATATGGACGCGGTTTCGACCTATGGCGGCATCGTCTCGCGCGTCGAGGGCGGCACGATCCATGCGCAATGGATGCGCGAGCGCCCGCAGGACTACGCCGTGCATCTCAGCGGCCGGCTCTATCCGTCGCAGGGCATTCCCGGCACCTATTATCTCGAGGCGCTGGCGAGACGCGGGGCGATCCTGAAGGCGGTGGCGGCCGCGGTCTTCGGCGTCTGCGACGCCTTCATCACGCCGACGCTGCGGATGAAGGTGCCGACGCTGCTGGCGACCGACATCGACGCCGGCACGCCCGGCGCGATCGAGACCTTCCAGGACGTCTCGATCAACACGCGGCCGATCAACTATCTCGGCCTGCCCTCGGTCAGCGTGCCCTGCGGGCTCGATTCCAACGGCCTGCCGATCGGCTTCCAGATCCAGGGCCGCCCCTTCGCCGAGGCGCGCGTACTCAAGATCGCCGACGCCTATCAGCGCGATACCGACTGGCACCGCCGCCTCCCGCCGAACGTATCCTGA
- a CDS encoding aminoglycoside phosphotransferase family protein, which yields MTVATLHADEAEIDAALVGRLVASRFPLWRDLPLRRIASSGTDNAMFRLGRHLCLRLPRYPAAAALLDKEQHWLPRLAPHLPLAIPVPLATAPPGEGYPFAWSVCRWIPGEDAHRGSIRDRNGAALTLARFIQALQAIDPSEGPRSGSAGVERGVPLLERDERVRQAIAALAGDIDVVAVTRAWDAALAASPWRGPPVWLHGDLHPGNLLLRNGALVAVIDFGGLGVGDPACDLLPAWTLFSASERRIFRAQLACDEAGWARGKGWALSIALIAWPYYRDTNPGIVDMARRTIERVLADEGSR from the coding sequence ATGACCGTGGCCACGCTGCATGCCGACGAGGCCGAGATCGACGCCGCTCTCGTCGGCCGGCTCGTCGCCAGCCGGTTTCCGCTCTGGCGCGACCTGCCCCTGAGGCGCATCGCCTCGAGCGGCACCGACAACGCCATGTTTCGGCTCGGCCGGCACCTCTGTCTGCGCCTGCCGCGCTATCCGGCCGCGGCCGCACTCCTTGACAAGGAGCAGCACTGGCTGCCGCGCCTGGCGCCTCACTTGCCGCTCGCCATTCCCGTCCCTCTCGCCACGGCCCCGCCAGGCGAGGGTTATCCGTTTGCCTGGTCGGTCTGCCGCTGGATCCCCGGCGAGGACGCTCATCGCGGCAGCATACGTGACCGCAACGGGGCGGCGCTGACGCTCGCGCGCTTCATCCAGGCGCTCCAGGCGATCGACCCGTCGGAGGGGCCGCGCAGCGGCAGCGCCGGTGTCGAGCGCGGCGTGCCACTGCTCGAACGCGACGAGCGGGTCAGGCAGGCGATCGCAGCCCTCGCCGGCGACATCGATGTCGTCGCGGTTACACGAGCCTGGGACGCCGCGCTGGCCGCGTCGCCCTGGCGCGGACCGCCCGTCTGGCTGCATGGCGACCTCCACCCCGGCAACCTGCTGCTGCGGAACGGCGCGCTCGTCGCGGTGATCGACTTCGGCGGCCTCGGCGTCGGCGATCCGGCCTGCGACCTGCTGCCCGCCTGGACGCTCTTCTCGGCCTCGGAACGCCGGATCTTTCGGGCGCAGCTTGCCTGCGACGAAGCCGGCTGGGCACGAGGAAAAGGCTGGGCCTTGTCGATCGCCCTGATCGCATGGCCCTATTATCGCGACACCAACCCCGGAATCGTGGACATGGCCCGCCGCACGATCGAGCGGGTCCTGGCCGATGAAGGGTCTCGCTGA
- a CDS encoding SDR family NAD(P)-dependent oxidoreductase, whose product MDLGLKGKIALITGGSRGIGKATALLLAGEGARLAIAARGAETLAATAAEIRAAGGEVLTIQADFRDPAESARAVAETVATYGGLDILIANAGGSFGERELANSSDADWDETFRFNVGHAIAALREATPALTRSDIGNAVFVASISGRAPAARGAQYAAAKAGLIHAARSLAWELGSHGIRVNAVSPGSTIFPGGGWEKTRTERPEDFAKFEAEDFPAKRLSTVQEIADAIAFVVSPRAAGINAADIQVDGGQRRPSIR is encoded by the coding sequence ATGGATCTGGGTCTGAAGGGGAAGATCGCGCTGATCACCGGCGGCAGCCGCGGCATCGGCAAGGCCACCGCCCTGCTGCTCGCCGGCGAGGGCGCCCGCCTCGCCATCGCCGCGCGTGGGGCGGAGACGCTGGCCGCAACCGCGGCCGAGATCAGGGCCGCAGGCGGCGAGGTTCTCACCATCCAGGCGGATTTCCGCGATCCCGCCGAGTCGGCGCGGGCCGTCGCCGAGACGGTCGCGACCTATGGTGGGCTCGACATCCTGATCGCCAATGCCGGCGGCAGCTTCGGCGAGCGCGAGTTGGCAAACAGCAGCGACGCCGACTGGGACGAGACCTTCCGCTTCAATGTCGGCCATGCGATCGCGGCGCTACGCGAAGCGACGCCCGCGCTCACCCGCAGCGACATCGGCAACGCCGTCTTCGTCGCCTCGATCTCGGGGCGCGCTCCGGCCGCGCGCGGTGCGCAATATGCCGCCGCCAAGGCGGGGCTGATCCATGCCGCGCGCTCGCTGGCCTGGGAGCTGGGGTCCCACGGCATCCGCGTGAACGCGGTCTCACCGGGCTCGACGATCTTCCCCGGCGGGGGCTGGGAAAAGACCAGGACCGAGCGGCCCGAGGATTTCGCCAAGTTCGAGGCGGAGGATTTTCCGGCGAAACGGCTGAGCACCGTCCAGGAGATCGCCGACGCGATCGCCTTCGTCGTCTCGCCGCGCGCCGCGGGCATCAATGCGGCCGACATCCAGGTCGATGGCGGCCAGCGGCGTCCCTCGATCCGCTGA
- a CDS encoding acetamidase/formamidase family protein, which produces MTHHHLKASGATCHWGFFDAALKPKLVIASGDTVTVDTVTGAPEVHPKQGSGFTTPPEIADVHAHAEKTLPGHILTGPIAVEGAKPGHVLEVRIEDIQLRQDWGYNVIRPLAGTLQSDFHATRLLHIPLDLNAKIGKLPWGLELELAPFFGVMGTAPPPAWGRVTSIVPRAFGGNLDNKEMVAGATIFLPVFVEGGLFSCGDGHAAQGDGEVCVTAIETALQGRFTFILREDLAFTYPRAETPTHYLTMGMDPDLDRCAEMALRDMIVLIGEVAGLSREDAYTLCSIAADLRVTQTVNGSKGIHCMLAKKLLAPKAA; this is translated from the coding sequence ATGACCCATCACCACCTGAAAGCCAGCGGCGCGACCTGCCATTGGGGCTTTTTTGACGCGGCGCTGAAGCCGAAGCTCGTGATCGCCAGCGGCGACACGGTCACGGTCGATACGGTGACGGGCGCGCCGGAGGTCCACCCCAAGCAGGGCAGCGGCTTCACCACCCCGCCCGAGATCGCCGATGTCCATGCCCATGCCGAGAAGACCCTGCCCGGGCATATCCTGACCGGGCCCATCGCCGTCGAGGGTGCCAAGCCCGGCCATGTGCTGGAGGTGCGGATCGAGGACATCCAGCTCCGGCAGGACTGGGGCTACAATGTCATCCGCCCGCTCGCCGGCACGCTGCAGAGCGATTTCCACGCCACGCGGCTGCTGCACATTCCGCTCGACCTCAACGCCAAGATCGGCAAGCTGCCCTGGGGCCTTGAACTCGAGCTCGCGCCCTTCTTCGGGGTGATGGGCACGGCACCGCCGCCGGCCTGGGGCCGCGTGACCTCGATCGTGCCGCGCGCCTTCGGCGGCAATCTCGACAACAAGGAGATGGTCGCGGGCGCGACGATCTTCCTGCCGGTCTTCGTCGAGGGCGGGCTGTTCTCCTGCGGCGACGGCCATGCGGCGCAGGGCGACGGCGAGGTCTGCGTCACGGCGATCGAAACCGCGCTGCAGGGCCGCTTCACCTTCATCCTGCGCGAGGACCTCGCCTTCACCTATCCGCGGGCGGAGACGCCGACGCATTACCTGACCATGGGCATGGACCCCGATCTCGACCGCTGCGCCGAGATGGCGCTGCGCGACATGATCGTGCTGATCGGCGAGGTGGCCGGCCTCTCGCGCGAGGACGCCTATACGCTGTGCTCGATCGCTGCCGATCTGCGGGTGACGCAGACGGTGAACGGCTCGAAGGGCATCCACTGCATGCTCGCCAAGAAGCTTCTCGCTCCGAAGGCGGCCTGA
- a CDS encoding DMT family transporter — protein sequence MSEDDSGARAVAFLPDEAQPDPAPELVTVEASADSLAAAASILAASALPAAANALPTARRRPLERARGWWLAATPNLRGSLLMIAAFTAFAVMMTLIKLAGGRIPLPQILIVRQLVMTLILAMVVGRALPRIMHTSRPGLQFLRGMFSLGAMLCGFTALIHLPMAEATALGFAQVLFVTLLAILILREVVDRRRWIALAIGFAGVFVMLRPGGEAMNGYALLAILGALFGAGITISVRVLGQSERTETILFWQGAVVLIALGLPAVFLWTPPTPAEWALMVGIGVVGTAGQWLVTRAYQMGEASALAPLDFVRLLLATVSGYLVFAELPNLVTIVGAALVAGGTIYTMRHNAGARRLAATPLPDNPPA from the coding sequence ATGAGCGAGGATGATTCCGGGGCGCGCGCCGTTGCCTTCCTCCCCGACGAGGCGCAGCCGGATCCCGCTCCGGAGCTTGTTACCGTCGAGGCCTCGGCGGACAGCCTCGCGGCCGCCGCTTCGATCCTCGCCGCCAGCGCCCTGCCGGCTGCGGCGAACGCCCTGCCGACGGCGCGACGACGTCCTCTGGAGCGCGCCCGCGGCTGGTGGCTGGCGGCCACGCCCAATCTGCGCGGCTCGCTGTTGATGATCGCCGCCTTCACCGCCTTCGCGGTGATGATGACGCTGATCAAGCTGGCCGGCGGACGCATCCCCCTGCCGCAGATCCTGATCGTCCGGCAGCTGGTGATGACGCTGATCCTGGCAATGGTGGTGGGCCGCGCCCTGCCGCGGATCATGCACACCAGCCGCCCGGGGCTGCAGTTCCTGCGGGGGATGTTCTCGCTCGGCGCCATGCTCTGCGGTTTCACGGCACTGATCCATCTGCCGATGGCGGAGGCGACGGCGCTGGGCTTCGCGCAGGTGCTGTTCGTGACGCTGCTCGCCATCCTCATCCTGCGCGAGGTCGTCGACCGGCGGCGCTGGATCGCCCTGGCGATCGGCTTCGCCGGGGTCTTCGTCATGCTGCGGCCGGGCGGCGAGGCGATGAACGGCTATGCACTGCTCGCCATCCTCGGCGCGCTGTTCGGGGCCGGCATCACCATCTCGGTGCGCGTGCTCGGCCAGTCCGAGCGCACCGAGACGATCCTGTTCTGGCAGGGCGCGGTGGTGCTGATCGCGCTGGGCTTGCCCGCCGTCTTCCTGTGGACGCCGCCGACACCGGCCGAATGGGCGCTGATGGTCGGGATCGGCGTCGTCGGCACGGCCGGGCAATGGCTCGTCACCCGCGCCTACCAGATGGGCGAGGCCTCGGCGCTGGCCCCGCTCGACTTCGTCCGCCTGCTGCTGGCGACGGTGAGCGGCTATCTCGTCTTCGCCGAGCTGCCCAATCTCGTCACCATCGTCGGCGCTGCGTTGGTGGCCGGCGGCACGATCTACACGATGCGCCACAATGCCGGCGCGCGCCGCCTGGCCGCCACGCCGCTGCCGGACAACCCGCCCGCCTGA
- a CDS encoding amidase — protein sequence MSATLIAKPLHELSIAEAGAALRAGEVTATALAQDALARIAALDGALNSFITVTAERALTDAAAADAAFKAGIDAGPMQGVPYALKDIYDTAGIRTTCHSKLLVDNVPAADSVVAAKLNAGGGVLLGKLSTHEFALGGPSFDLPFPPARNPWNPEHIPGGSSSGSGAAVAAGLCRMAMGSDTGGSIRGPAAYCGTVGLKPTYGLVSRRGVFPLSYTLDHCGPLSWTVEDSAITMEVIAGHDPLDPASADVPAPDFRSGLDGDVTGLRIALPRHFFAQAEGVSPEVVAAIDKAAALLAKAGAIVEEVTIPDYELFNAVGRVIMFSEAFAIHEKDYRERPLDFGRLTFTRMILGATLSAADLTQAYRLRRELAVAVNHQLLKQYDAILCASALAPAARFDSMSDAFPPNWPIQTMPFNVTGNPALSMPAGFSASGLPLSVQIVGRPFDEPTVLRIGAQIEKALALTGLRPTTATLRQAA from the coding sequence ATGTCCGCGACCTTGATCGCCAAACCGCTGCACGAACTCTCCATCGCCGAGGCCGGCGCCGCCCTGCGTGCGGGCGAGGTGACGGCGACCGCGCTCGCGCAGGACGCGCTGGCGCGGATCGCCGCGCTGGACGGCGCCCTGAACAGCTTCATCACCGTCACCGCCGAGCGCGCGCTCACCGATGCCGCAGCCGCCGACGCCGCCTTCAAGGCGGGCATCGACGCGGGCCCGATGCAGGGCGTGCCCTATGCGCTGAAGGACATCTACGACACGGCCGGCATCCGCACGACCTGCCACTCCAAGCTGCTGGTCGACAATGTGCCCGCCGCCGACTCCGTCGTGGCGGCGAAGCTCAACGCCGGCGGCGGCGTGCTGCTCGGCAAGCTCTCGACGCATGAGTTCGCGCTGGGCGGCCCGAGCTTCGACCTGCCGTTTCCGCCGGCACGGAATCCCTGGAACCCCGAGCACATTCCCGGCGGCTCGTCCTCAGGATCGGGCGCGGCGGTGGCGGCGGGGCTGTGCCGCATGGCGATGGGGTCCGACACCGGCGGCTCGATCCGCGGGCCGGCCGCCTATTGCGGCACGGTCGGGCTGAAGCCGACCTATGGGCTGGTGTCGCGGCGCGGCGTCTTCCCGCTCTCCTACACGCTCGACCATTGCGGCCCGCTGAGCTGGACGGTCGAGGACAGCGCGATCACCATGGAGGTCATCGCGGGCCATGATCCGCTCGACCCCGCCAGCGCCGATGTGCCCGCCCCTGACTTCCGCAGCGGGCTCGACGGCGATGTGACCGGTCTCCGGATCGCGCTGCCGCGTCATTTCTTCGCGCAGGCCGAGGGCGTCTCGCCCGAGGTCGTCGCAGCCATCGACAAGGCCGCCGCCCTGCTGGCGAAGGCCGGCGCGATCGTCGAAGAGGTCACGATCCCCGATTACGAGCTGTTCAACGCGGTCGGGCGGGTGATCATGTTCTCGGAGGCCTTCGCCATCCACGAGAAGGACTATCGCGAGCGGCCGCTCGATTTCGGCCGTCTGACCTTCACCCGGATGATCCTGGGGGCGACGCTGAGCGCCGCCGACCTGACCCAGGCCTATCGCCTGCGCCGGGAGCTGGCGGTCGCGGTCAACCATCAGCTGCTCAAGCAGTACGACGCGATCCTCTGCGCCTCGGCGCTGGCGCCGGCCGCACGCTTCGACAGCATGTCGGACGCCTTCCCGCCAAACTGGCCGATCCAGACCATGCCGTTCAACGTGACCGGCAACCCCGCCCTATCGATGCCGGCCGGGTTCTCGGCCTCGGGCCTGCCGCTTTCGGTGCAGATCGTCGGGCGGCCTTTCGACGAGCCGACGGTGCTGCGCATCGGGGCGCAGATCGAGAAGGCGCTGGCCCTGACGGGGCTGAGGCCGACGACAGCCACGCTCAGGCAAGCAGCATGA
- a CDS encoding isochorismatase family protein, translating to MHTIAIPDYVLQRVVERRGKVRLFEALDPARTALIVVDLQNGFMAPGQPAEIPFAREIVPNVNRIGQALRAAGGLVVYIQNTITEETQADWCVWFDNFTKGDFKQRMIAAFARGSFGHAIYPELEVLPGDWAVEKQRFGAFVEGSSTLHAQLQERGVDTLIIVGTATNVCCESTARDAMMLNYKVVFVSDANACRTDEEHNATLGNILALFGDVQSTDEVIATIGAGATVLQAAE from the coding sequence ATGCACACCATCGCGATCCCGGACTACGTTCTCCAGCGCGTCGTCGAGCGGCGCGGCAAGGTCAGGCTGTTCGAGGCGCTCGACCCGGCCCGCACCGCACTCATCGTGGTCGATCTCCAGAACGGCTTCATGGCGCCGGGTCAGCCGGCCGAAATCCCCTTTGCCCGCGAGATCGTGCCCAACGTCAACCGGATCGGGCAGGCGCTCAGGGCCGCCGGCGGCCTCGTCGTCTACATCCAGAACACGATCACGGAGGAGACCCAGGCCGACTGGTGCGTCTGGTTCGACAACTTCACCAAGGGCGACTTCAAGCAGCGCATGATCGCCGCCTTCGCGCGCGGCAGCTTCGGCCATGCGATCTATCCGGAGCTGGAGGTCCTGCCCGGGGATTGGGCGGTCGAGAAGCAACGCTTCGGCGCCTTCGTCGAGGGCTCGTCGACGCTTCATGCGCAATTGCAGGAGCGGGGCGTCGATACGCTGATCATCGTCGGCACCGCCACCAATGTCTGCTGCGAGTCGACCGCGCGCGACGCGATGATGCTGAACTACAAGGTCGTCTTCGTGTCCGACGCCAATGCCTGCCGCACCGACGAGGAGCACAACGCGACGCTCGGCAACATCCTGGCCCTCTTCGGCGACGTCCAGTCGACCGACGAGGTCATCGCGACGATCGGCGCCGGCGCCACGGTGCTGCAGGCGGCCGAGTGA